A region of Diceros bicornis minor isolate mBicDic1 chromosome 9, mDicBic1.mat.cur, whole genome shotgun sequence DNA encodes the following proteins:
- the RBM26 gene encoding RNA-binding protein 26 isoform X2 translates to MVSKMIIENFEALKSWLSKTLEPICDADPSALAKYVLALVKKDKSEKELKALCIDQLDVFLQKETQIFVEKLFDAVNTKSYLPPPEQPSSGSLKVEFFQHQEKDIKKEEITKEEEREKKFSRRLNHSPPQSSSRYRENRSRDERKKDDRSRKRDYDRNPPRRDSYRDRYNRRRGRSRSYSRSRSRSWSKERLRDRDRDRSRTRSRSRTRSRERDLVKPKYDLDRTDPLENNYTPVSSVPNISSGHYPVPTLSSTITVIAPTHHGNNTTESWSEFHEDQVDHNSYVRPPMPKKRCRDYDEKGFCMRGDMCPFDHGSDPVVVEDVNLPGMLPFPAQPPVVEGPPPPGLPPPPPILTPPPVNLRPPVPPPGPLPPSLPPVTDDISYSLVLTGPPPPLPPLQPSGMDAPPNSATSSVPTVVTTGIHHQPPPAPPSLFTAVFVLPDTYDTDGYNPEAPSITNTSRPMYRHRVHAQRPNLIGLTSGDMDLPPREKPPNKSSMRIVVDSESRKRTIGSGDPGVPTKKTWFDKPNFNRTNSPGFQKKVQFGNENTKLELRKVPPELNNISKLNEHFSRFGTLVNLQVAYNGDPEGALIQFATYEEAKKAISSTEAVLNNRFIKVYWHREGSTQQLQTTSPKPLVQQPILPVVKQSVKERLGPVPSSTIEPAEAQSASSDLPQNVTKLSVKDRLGFVSKPSVSATEKVLSTSTGLTKTVYNPAALKAAQKTLLVSTSAVDNNEAQKKKQEALKLQQDVRKRKQEILEKHIETQKMLISKLEKNKAMKSEDKAEIMKTLEVLTKNITKLKDEVKAASPGRCLPKSIKTKTQMQKELLDTELDLYKKMQAGEEVTELRRKYTELQLEAAKRGILSSGRGRGIHSRGRGAAHGRGRGRGRGRGVPGHAVVDHRPRALEISAFTESDREDLLPHFAQYGEIEDCQIDDSSLHAVITFKTRAEAEAAAVHGARFKGQDLKLAWNKPITNISAVETEEVEPDEEEYWAMFLGIEDDVIWSREAGETACTKAYFDISSVPV, encoded by the exons CTGTGATGCAGATCCATCAGCCCTAGCAAAATATGTTCTCGCTTTGGTAAAGAAAGACAAAAGTGAAAAAGAGTTAAAGGCATTATGTATTGATCAACTGGATGTATTTCTTCAAAAAG agaCACAGATATTTGTGGAAAAACTTTTTGATGCTGTGAATACAAAGAGTTATCTACCTCCTCCAGAGCAGCCATCATCAGGAAGCTTAAAGGTAGAATTTTTTCAGCaccaagaaaaagatataaaaaaagaagag ATCACGAAGGAGGAAGAGCGAGAGAAGAAATTTTCTAGAAGGCTAAATCACAGTCCTCCTCAGTCAAGCTCTCGATACAGAGAAAATAG AAGTCGTGATGAGAGGAAAAAAGATGATCGTTCTCGCAAAAGAGATTATGATCGAAACCCTCCTCGAAGAGATTCATACAGAGACCGGTACAATAGAAGACGAGGGCGAAGTCGCAGTTATAGCAGGAGTCGGAGTCGAAGTTGGAGTAAAGAGAGGCTTCGTGACAGGGATAGGGATAGAAGCAGGACTAGAAGCAGAAGCAGAACACGAAGCAGGG AAAGGGATCTGGTAAAACCTAAATACGACTTGGATCGAACAGATCCATTAGAAAACAATTATACTCCAGTTTCTTCGGTACCTAATATTTCATCTGGCCACTACCCTGTACCTACTTTGAGCAGCACTATTACAGTAATTGCTCCTACTCATCATGGTAATAACACTACCGAAAGTTGGTCTGAATTTCATGAAGACCAAGTGGACCATAATTCATATGTAAGACCACCAATGCCAAAGAAACGATGTAGAGACTATGATG AAAAGGGTTTCTGTATGAGAGGAGACATGTGCCCTTTTGATCATGGAAGTGACCCAGTAGTTGTAGAAGATGTGAATCTTCCTGGTATGCTGCCTTTCCCAGCACAGCCTCCTGTTGTTGAAGGACCACCTCCTCCTggactccccccacctccaccaaTTCTTACACCTCCACCTGTGAATCTGAGACCCCCAGTGCCTCCGCCAGGCCCATTACCACCAAGTCTGCCACCTGTCACAG ATGATATTTCTTATTCTTTGGTTTTGACaggaccaccaccaccacttcctCCTTTGCAGCCATCTGGCATGGATGCTCCCCCAAACTCTGCAACCAGTTCTGTTCCCACTGTAGTAACAACTGGCATTCATCACCAGCCTCCTCCTGCTCCACCCTCTCTTTTCACTGCAG TTTTTGTATTACCAGATACATATGACACAGATGGCTACAATCCTGAAGCCCCAAGCATAACAAATACTTCCAGACCTATGTATAGACACAGAGTGCATGCACAAAGGCCTAACTTGATAGGACTAACATCAGGGGATATGGATTTGCCACCCAGAG aAAAGCCTCCTAATAAAAGCAGTATGAGGATAGTAGTGGATTCAGAGTCAAGGAAAAGAACTATTGGTTCTGGGGACCCTGGAGTTCCTACAAAGAAGACTTGGTTTGATAA ACCAAATTTTAATAGAACAAACAGCCCAGGCTTCCAGAAAAAGGTTCAGTTTGGAAATGAAAATACCAAACTTGAACTTAGAAAAGTTCCTCCAGAATTAAATAATATCAGCAAACTTAATGAGCATTTTAGTCGATTTGGAACCTTGGTTAACTTACAG GTTGCCTATAATGGTGATCCTGAAGGTGCCCTTATCCAATTTGCAACATATGAAGAAGCAAAGAAAGCAATATCAAGTACAGAAGCAGTGTTGAACAATCGCTTTATTAAGGTTTATTGGCACAGAGAAGGAAGCACCCAGCAGTTACAAACTACTTCTCCAAAG CCTTTAGTCCAGCAGCCCATTTTGCCTGTTGTGAAGCAGTCAGTCAAAGAGAGGTTGGGTCCAGTACCTTCAAGTACTATTGAACCCGCAGAAGCCCAGAGTGCCAGTTCAGACCTTCCTCAG aatgtAACTAAGTTATCTGTGAAGGACAGGTTGGGTTTTGTATCAAAGCCATCTGTTTCAGCAACTGAAAAG GTGTTGTCTACATCTACTGGCCTAACAAAAACGGTGTATAATCCAGCTGCGTTGAAGGCTGCACAAAAAACCTTACTTGTTTCCACCTCTGCAGTTGATAATAATGAAGCACAGAAGAAAAAACAG GAGGCATTGAAACTTCAGCAGGATGTaaggaaaaggaaacaagaaattttggaaaagcACATTGAAACACAGAAG ATGTTAATATcaaaactggagaaaaacaaagcaatgaagtcTGAAGATAAAGCAGAAATAATGAAAACTTTAGAGGTTTTGACAAAAAATATTACCAAGTTGAAAGATGAGGTCAAAGCTGCCTCTCCTGGACGCTGTCTTCCAAAAAGTATCAAAACCAAAACTCAG atgCAGAAAGAATTGCTTGACACAGAACTGGATTTATATAAGAAGATGCAAGCTGGAGAAGAAGTCACTGAGCTTAGGAGAAAGTATACAGAATTACAGCTGGAA GCTGCAAAACGAGGGATTCTTTCATCTGGTCGTGGTAGAGGAATTCATTCAAGAGGTCGAGGTGCAGCTCATGGCCGAGGCCGAGGTCGAGGTCGAGGTCGAGGTGTGcctggtcatgctgtggtggatCACCGTCCCAGGGCGTTGGAGATTTCTGCATTTACAGAGAGTGATAGAGAAGATCTTCTTCCTCACTTTGCG caaTATGGTGAAATTGAAGATTGTCAGATTGATGACTCTTCGCTTCATGCAGTAATTACATTCAAGACAAGAGCAGAGGCTGAAGCA